A window of Corallococcus macrosporus DSM 14697 contains these coding sequences:
- a CDS encoding MerR family transcriptional regulator has translation MTLRIRTIARLTGIREATLRAWERRYGFPRPLRSEGNNYRVYSREEVEAVRRVARLIQEEGLSVSEAIAQVKATPPREQPEAERLGERFWSAVVTLEGDEVTRVLDDAQTVMEVEVYCDGFLLPLLREMGVRLDVAREHLASALVRQRLRQVYDGLATTAAGPRALLACPAGDHHEGGLLALGIHLKRKGWRVTLLGADTPAAALQGACAQVRPDVVALSFVRTRAPEEFAAVLEDALRACAPFPVVVGGLGAREHLKATFSLGAQYAESSDELVAIWNQVRNAQNRP, from the coding sequence ATGACGCTGCGCATCCGCACCATCGCGCGCCTGACGGGCATCCGCGAGGCGACGCTGCGGGCCTGGGAGCGGCGCTACGGCTTCCCGCGCCCGCTGCGCAGCGAAGGCAACAACTACCGCGTCTACTCCCGCGAGGAGGTGGAGGCCGTCCGCCGGGTGGCCCGGCTCATCCAGGAGGAGGGCCTGTCGGTGAGCGAGGCCATCGCGCAGGTGAAGGCCACGCCGCCGCGTGAGCAGCCGGAGGCCGAGCGCCTGGGGGAGCGCTTCTGGTCCGCCGTGGTGACGCTGGAGGGCGACGAGGTGACGCGCGTGCTGGACGACGCGCAGACCGTCATGGAGGTGGAGGTCTACTGCGACGGCTTCCTGCTGCCGCTGCTGCGGGAGATGGGCGTCCGGCTGGACGTCGCGCGCGAGCACCTGGCGTCGGCCCTCGTCCGCCAGCGCCTGCGGCAGGTCTACGATGGCCTGGCCACCACGGCGGCCGGGCCCCGCGCCCTGCTGGCCTGCCCGGCGGGGGACCACCACGAAGGCGGCCTGCTGGCGCTGGGCATCCACCTCAAGCGCAAGGGGTGGCGGGTGACGCTCCTGGGCGCGGACACGCCGGCGGCGGCGCTGCAGGGGGCCTGCGCCCAGGTGCGGCCGGACGTGGTGGCGCTGTCCTTCGTGCGCACCCGCGCGCCGGAGGAGTTCGCGGCCGTGCTGGAGGACGCGCTGCGGGCCTGTGCGCCCTTTCCCGTCGTCGTCGGCGGCCTGGGGGCCCGCGAGCACCTGAAGGCCACCTTCTCGCTCGGCGCGCAGTACGCGGAGTCGTCGGATGAGCTGGTGGCCATCTGGAACCAGGTGCGAAACGCGCAGAATCGCCCATAG
- a CDS encoding MerR family transcriptional regulator: MAERTYRIHIAAELAGVRVELIRAWERRYGVLNPRRTPAGYRVYTDRDVAVLKQLKKLTDEGVAISEAAKLLPQLMAGLDAEAAARGGRPDARTHAGTWRESLLAAARAYDQPRVSDVLDEVLAALPPLKAFDDVLAPLLCDVGEHWAAGALTVAQEHLVSQMVRARLVGLLHAAPQGRHRHGVLACFPEEEHEMGLLGAALRLRHLGVRVTLLGQRVPAEDLGRAVAALRPDFVGLSAVASRSATAFEDTLTRVKQALPQGMPLWVGGAAARSHQDVCERLSAHVFQGEADWDRLAGA; encoded by the coding sequence ATGGCCGAGCGCACCTACCGAATCCACATCGCCGCGGAGCTGGCTGGAGTCCGCGTGGAGCTCATCCGGGCCTGGGAGCGGCGTTACGGCGTGTTGAACCCGCGCCGCACGCCCGCGGGCTACCGCGTCTACACGGACCGGGACGTGGCGGTGCTCAAGCAGCTCAAGAAGCTGACCGACGAAGGCGTGGCCATCAGCGAGGCGGCGAAGCTGCTGCCGCAGTTGATGGCGGGCCTGGACGCGGAGGCCGCCGCGCGGGGGGGCCGCCCGGACGCGCGGACCCACGCGGGGACGTGGCGGGAGTCCCTGCTCGCCGCCGCCCGGGCGTATGACCAGCCGCGCGTGTCGGACGTGCTGGACGAGGTGCTGGCCGCGCTGCCCCCGCTCAAGGCCTTCGATGACGTGCTGGCGCCGCTCCTGTGTGACGTCGGCGAGCACTGGGCGGCGGGCGCGCTGACCGTCGCGCAGGAGCACCTGGTGTCGCAGATGGTGCGGGCGCGGCTGGTGGGCCTGCTGCACGCGGCGCCCCAGGGCCGGCACCGGCACGGCGTGCTGGCGTGCTTCCCGGAAGAGGAGCACGAGATGGGCCTGCTGGGCGCGGCGCTGCGGCTGCGGCACCTGGGCGTGCGGGTGACGCTGCTGGGCCAGCGCGTCCCCGCGGAGGACCTGGGCCGCGCGGTGGCGGCGCTGCGGCCGGACTTCGTGGGGCTGTCCGCGGTGGCCAGCCGGAGCGCCACGGCTTTCGAGGACACCCTGACGCGCGTGAAGCAGGCGCTGCCCCAGGGGATGCCCCTCTGGGTGGGCGGCGCCGCCGCGCGCTCGCACCAGGACGTGTGCGAGCGGCTGTCGGCGCACGTCTTCCAGGGCGAGGCGGACTGGGACCGGCTCGCCGGAGCGTGA
- a CDS encoding ADYC domain-containing protein has protein sequence MKLRLRLLPSCLAITLLSACAPPLDEAAAALTQQSFRGDEDDPDSHSQGTQLHATPVRAVLYAEALVQHDGALRVANLALNRGEIVAAMPLSVHGTTPSLARCGPGAAEDETRGCGFTVNGQGVCSPGSLVSLEGSSGGALRERCMGKPVLRVCEGEAPCEHQARGYLASANSDVTLNDCPSVRFTCPASGVYTALAGPRTPGAAWQMQLTSRAGAYPATRKVLRGEDLIGARLRQPSGGPPLLEITDVTHANAFPAPEGSGMWEPSGHTFLYQVHHVSSSPSPAPLCTLGVNWAVPVKGLFTERGDRQESTRGFTLGCDAGVIAKCYRWGYQPWLDGATSGPVTRAHWSCTRMARADYCGQGTSFTQDGTRIRPWDALTPEIIPPPAPGSSSDGLSFEAGWNTAGPACLSHLRWKHLTASCVPLNPPIYDEQGNIVNDCRDPNTPYGPGKCAEICDNAEEAAQHYGSRVFNNSAINVP, from the coding sequence ATGAAGCTCCGCCTCCGACTGCTCCCATCCTGCCTCGCCATCACCCTGCTCTCCGCCTGCGCGCCGCCCCTGGACGAGGCGGCTGCGGCATTGACGCAGCAGTCCTTCAGGGGAGACGAGGACGACCCCGACTCCCACTCCCAGGGCACCCAGCTCCACGCCACGCCCGTGCGCGCCGTGCTGTACGCGGAGGCCCTCGTGCAGCATGACGGCGCGCTCCGGGTCGCCAACCTGGCGCTGAATCGCGGAGAAATCGTGGCCGCCATGCCCCTGTCCGTGCACGGCACCACGCCGAGCCTGGCGCGCTGCGGGCCGGGGGCGGCTGAAGACGAGACGCGAGGCTGTGGCTTCACCGTGAATGGACAGGGCGTGTGTTCGCCGGGCAGCCTCGTCTCATTGGAGGGAAGCAGCGGCGGCGCGCTCCGGGAGCGGTGCATGGGCAAGCCGGTGTTGCGCGTCTGCGAGGGCGAGGCCCCGTGTGAGCACCAGGCGCGGGGCTACCTCGCCTCCGCCAACAGCGACGTCACCCTCAATGACTGCCCCAGCGTCCGCTTCACCTGCCCCGCCAGCGGCGTCTACACCGCGCTCGCCGGACCGCGGACGCCTGGCGCCGCCTGGCAGATGCAGTTGACGAGCCGGGCCGGCGCCTACCCCGCGACGCGCAAGGTCCTCCGCGGCGAGGACCTGATTGGCGCGCGGCTGCGTCAGCCGTCCGGAGGGCCCCCGCTGCTGGAAATCACGGACGTCACCCACGCGAACGCGTTCCCCGCCCCCGAGGGCTCCGGCATGTGGGAGCCGAGCGGGCACACCTTCCTCTACCAGGTGCACCACGTCTCCAGCAGCCCGTCGCCCGCGCCGCTGTGCACCCTGGGCGTGAACTGGGCCGTGCCGGTGAAGGGCCTCTTCACCGAGCGAGGTGACCGGCAGGAGAGCACCCGGGGCTTCACGCTGGGCTGCGACGCGGGCGTCATCGCCAAGTGCTACCGCTGGGGCTACCAACCGTGGCTGGACGGCGCGACGTCCGGCCCCGTCACCAGGGCCCACTGGTCCTGCACCCGCATGGCGCGCGCGGACTACTGCGGCCAGGGCACGTCCTTCACCCAGGACGGCACGCGCATCCGTCCCTGGGACGCCCTGACGCCGGAGATCATCCCCCCGCCCGCGCCGGGCTCCAGCTCGGACGGCTTGAGCTTCGAGGCGGGCTGGAACACCGCGGGCCCCGCGTGCCTCAGCCACCTGCGCTGGAAGCACCTGACGGCGTCCTGCGTCCCGCTCAATCCGCCCATCTACGATGAGCAGGGCAACATCGTGAATGACTGCCGCGACCCGAACACGCCCTACGGCCCGGGCAAGTGCGCGGAGATTTGTGACAACGCGGAGGAGGCGGCGCAGCACTACGGCAGCCGCGTCTTCAACAACTCCGCCATCAACGTGCCCTGA